The Apium graveolens cultivar Ventura chromosome 6, ASM990537v1, whole genome shotgun sequence genome contains a region encoding:
- the LOC141664730 gene encoding uncharacterized protein LOC141664730 produces MTTSLRMLAHGTPADSVDEYVKIEKNTSIELLKKFCRGVVDIFESEYLRSPNETDITRLLRVAEDRGFPGTLGSLDCMHWQWDKCPTSYHGMYAEHVHKPMIILKAVVSYDLWIWHAFFGMPGSFNDINVFDQSPLFDELRSGRAPPADFLINGRQYKMGYYLADGIYPKWAPLSKPLKSRVIKKELCLQECKKHIGKMLKELLAYYKHVLRL; encoded by the coding sequence ATGACAACATCATTAAGAATGCTCGCGCATGGAACGCCAGCCGACAGTGTTGATGAGTACGTAAAGATTGAAAAAAACACATCTATAGAATTGCTCAAGAAATTTTGTAGAGGAGTTGTGGATATTTTCGAATCGGAATACTTGAGGAGTCCAAATGAAACTGATATTACAAGGCTGTTACGTGTAGCTGAGGATCGTGGATTTCCAGGAACGTTAGGCAGCTTGGATTGTATGCACTGGCAATGGGATAAATGTCCCACTTCTTATCATGGCATGTACGCCGAGCATGTTCATAAACCCATGATCATACTTAAAGCCGTTGTCTCGTATGATTTATGGATTTGGCATGCCTTTTTTGGGATGCCAGGTTCTTTTAATGATATAAACGTGTTTGATCAATCTCCTCTATTTGATGAACTTCGTTCTGGTCGTGCCCCTCCTGCAGATTTTCTCATCAATGGACGACAATATAAAATGGGGTACTATCTTGCTGATGGCATTTATCCAAAATGGGCACCATTATCCAAACCATTAAAGAGCCGAGTGATAAAAAAAGAGCTCTGTTTGCAAGAATGCAAGAAGCATATCGGAAAGATGTTGAAAGAGCTTTTGGCGTACTACAAGCACGTTTTGCGATTGTGA
- the LOC141663612 gene encoding putative inactive receptor kinase At1g48480 translates to MLHIFILVFILSPSFFPAGFSDITTDRAALLRLRDAVKGRTLLWKSSESTPCSWKGVTCDINNSSVIKLRLPAAGLSGEIPLNTIGNLSDLRTLSLRKNSLSGKLPEDLGSCTELQRLILEENNFSSEIPVSLFNLNKLIRLSLSNNSLSGEISAELNKLTQLKTLLLRNNQLTGSLPELNGLTRLSDFDVSFNKLTGSIPSFFQRFSSDNFTGNSLCGSPLGSCEESEESKLSNGAIVGIVVGSVTALLVVILLSFLLFRKYRIMPQSATPSPQILPEIRSRSSRQGTDNRGMDDGVSRSVNSEDGNGNNGLVFFKEKTNVFGFEDLLRASAEVMGKDSKLGSTYKAYLDGGNVVVVKRLKNVGVSAEEFTENVDKLGNLEHQNLISPKGYFCGREEKLLVYEYMPMGSLSAALHGTREAAKRELNWEVRTRIAFQVALALKHLHSNGIIHGSIKSSNILLKDREYNTYVSEFGITQLHSSNAPLNSAGYIAPEVTKFNELSQQADVYSFGVLLLEMLIGKAPINAITGAKFDLPKRGISMAEGKLELDVFDPELIKDNNIKEKIFQFLFVAISCTTQDPEGRPSMNKVTGLLKSIYLSSKQVS, encoded by the exons ATGTTACATATATTCATTCTTGTTTTCATTCTGTCACCTTCTTTCTTTCCCGCAGGATTCTCTGACATAACAACCGACAGAGCTGCCTTACTCCGCCTCAGAGACGCGGTTAAAGGCCGTACCCTCCTGTGGAAATCATCCGAATCCACCCCGTGTTCGTGGAAAGGCGTTACATGTGACATAAACAACAGTAGTGTCATCAAACTCCGACTTCCTGCTGCTGGTTTGTCAGGAGAAATTCCGCTTAACACTATCGGGAATTTAAGTGATCTCCGCACATTAAGTCTTCGAAAAAATTCCCTTTCTGGTAAACTTCCGGAAGATTTAGGCTCATGCACCGAATTACAGCGCCTCATTTTAGAAGAAAATAATTTTTCCAGTGAGATTCCGGTTAGTTTGTTTAATTTAAATAAACTCATTCGTCTGAGTTTATCGAATAACAGTTTGTCCGGGGAAATATCCGCAGAGTTGAACAAATTAACTCAGCTGAAAACGTTGTTATTAAGAAATAATCAACTCACGGGGTCACTTCCTGAGTTGAATGGTCTTACTAGACTTTCAGATTTTGATGTTTCATTTAACAAATTGACGGGGTCAATTCCAAGTTTTTTTCAGAGATTTTCTTCTGATAATTTTACAGGGAACTCGCTATGTGGTTCCCCTTTAGGTTCttgtgaagaaagtgaagaatcaaAGCTTTCTAATGGAGCCATTGTGGGAATTGTTGTAGGTTCAGTTACTGCATTACTTGTTGTTATTCTTCTTTCGTTTCTTCTGTTTCGGAAATATAGGATTATGCCGCAATCTGCTACACCGTCACCACAGATTTTGCCTGAGATACGATCACGGAGTTCAAGACAGGGGACAGACAACAGGGGAATGGATGATGGGGTTTCCAGGTCGGTGAATTCAGAAGATGGTAATGGAAATAATGGGTTGGTTTTCTTTAAAGAGAAAACCAATGTTTTCGGTTTTGAAGATTTGTTGAGAGCTTCAGCTGAAGTAATGGGAAAGGATAGTAAACTTGGGTCAACATACAAAGCATATTTGGATGGTGGGAATGTAGTGGTTGTGAAGAGATTGAAAAATGTGGGTGTTTCTGCTGAAGAATTTACGGAAAATGTTGACAAGTTGGGAAATTTGGAACATCAGAATTTGATTTCTCCCAAGGGATATTTTTGTGGTAGGGAAGAGAAGCTTCTTGTTTATGAGTACATGCCAATGGGAAGCTTGTCTGCTGCTTTGCATG GAACTAGAGAGGCGGCGAAGCGAGAGTTAAATTGGGAAGTTAGAACTAGAATAGCTTTCCAGGTTGCCCTTGCCCTCAAACATCTCCATTCCAATGGTATAATTCACGGGAGCATCAAATCATCGAATATTCTTCTCAAAGATCGTGAATACAATACGTATGTCTCAGAGTTTGGCATCACACAGCTTCATTCTTCTAATGCTCCCCTCAACTCTGCTGGATATATAGCACCGGAAGTGACAAAGTTTAATGAACTCTCCCAACAAGCAGATGTCTACAGTTTTGGTGTTCTCCTTTTGGAAATGTTGATTGGTAAAGCTCCTATCAATGCCATTACCGGGGCGAAATTCGACTTGCCTAAGAGAGGTATTTCGATGGCTGAGGGAAAATTAGAACTTGATGTGTTTGATCCAGAACTGATCAAGGACAATAACATCAAAGAAAAAATATTCCAGTTTTTGTTCGTTGCGATTTCGTGCACCACTCAAGACCCTGAGGGACGGCCATCCATGAACAAAGTCACAGGACTTCTTAAGAGCATTTATTTATCTTCTAAACAAGTATCTTAA
- the LOC141668826 gene encoding plasmodesmata-located protein 6-like, with amino-acid sequence MSIQPLFLSMLSILTLVAKPSTCATDTFVYGGCSRIKYNPGTPYEYNVNSILTSLVNSASSTNYNNFKISLPGSTKNDIVYGLYQCRGDLSNSDCRDCVAHAVSRLGVLCPGSSGGALQFDGCFIKYDNLTFFGVEDKSVVMKKCGPSIGFDSDGMTSRDSLLGYLTAGGQYFRIGGSGNVQGVAQCVQDLSMNQCQDCLSEATLQLRNQCGSAAWGDMFLGKCYARYSSREDHSRSHDSHDDDDDDDEMQKTLAILIGLIAGVALVIVFLSCLAKLCDRKGGGK; translated from the exons ATGTCTATTCAACCTCTTTTTCTCTCCATGCTATCTATTCTCACACTTGTCGCAAAACCATCAACTTGTGCAACTGATACTTTTGTTTACGGTGGTTGTTCTCGGATTAAATACAATCCGGGAACTCCCTACGAGTACAACGTTAATTCGATTCTCACCTCTCTTGTTAACTCGGCTTCTTCCACGAATTACAATAATTTCAAAATCTCTCTCCCTGGCTCCACGAAAAACGATATCGTTTACGGACTTTATCAATGCAGGGGTGATCTCAGCAACTCAGACTGCAGAGACTGTGTTGCGCATGCGGTTAGTCGTCTCGGAGTCTTATGTCCAGGGTCATCAGGCGGTGCGTTACAGTTTGATGGTTGTTTTATTAAGTACGATAATTTAACATTTTTCGGTGTGGAAGACAAAAGTGTCGTGATGAAGAAATGTGGGCCGTCGATTGGGTTTGATTCTGATGGTATGACCAGCCGTGATTCTTTGTTGGGATACTTGACTGCGGGTGGTCAGTATTTTCGGATTGGTGGTTCGGGAAATGTACAGGGTGTGGCTCAGTGTGTGCAGGATTTGAGCATGAACCAGTGTCAAGATTGTCTGTCCGAGGCTACTTTGCAGCTGAGGAACCAGTGTGGCTCTGCTGCTTGGGGAGATATGTTCTTGGGCAAGTGCTATGCTCGATACTCCAGCCGCGAGGATCACTCTAGGAGTCACG ACTCTCACGacgatgatgatgatgacgatgAAATGCAAAAAACGCTAGCAATTCTCATCGGACTTATAGCTGGTGTTGCATTGGTCATTGTTTTCTTATCTTGCTTGGCTAAACTTTGCGACAGAAAAG GTGGTGGTAAATAA
- the LOC141668165 gene encoding uncharacterized protein LOC141668165 has protein sequence MVLLEKNCSVDVDYIWFKGVAHVSYHIAPFTPSLFPREHGGVHIKFGKHKERATVETEVQADLPTIAGIIAEEEVMNASTKIPTEVARKEREVDECTTLDGPRKSGRQTRGTYMAQRLS, from the exons ATGGTTTTGTTGGAGAAAAACTGTAGCGTGGATGTTGATTATATATGGTTTAAGGGGGTGGCACATGTAAGCTATCATATTGCCCCCTTCACTCCCTCATTGTTCCCAAGGGAGCACGGCGGAGTTCACATCAAGTTTG GCAAGCACAAGGAGCGTGCTACAGTTGAAACTGAAGTGCAGGCTGACTTGCCAACAATTGCTGGTATTATAGCTGAAGAAGAAGTGATGAATGCAAGTACTAAAATACCAACAGAAGTTGCTCGAAAAGAAAGGGAGGTTGATGAGTGTACAACTTTGGATGGGCCTAGAAAGTCTGGAAGGCAGACGAGGGGAACCTACATGGCTCAAAGATTATCATAA